A genome region from Procambarus clarkii isolate CNS0578487 chromosome 78, FALCON_Pclarkii_2.0, whole genome shotgun sequence includes the following:
- the LOC138357493 gene encoding Kruppel-like factor 18, translating to MAALSRGQTGHNLLKTGHNLLKTGHNLLKTGHNLLKTGHNLLKTGHNQLKTGHNLLKTGHNLLKTGHNLLKTGHNLLKTGHNLLKTGHNLLKTGHNLLKTGHNLLKTGHNLLKTGHNLLKTGHNLLKTGHNLLKTGHNLLKTGHNLLKTGHNLLKTGHNLLKTGHNMLKTGYNLMKTGGGGEGID from the exons ATGGCTGCCCTGTCTAGAGGACAG ACCGGTCACAACCTGCTCAAGACCGGCCACAACCTGCTCAAGACCGGTCACAACCTGCTCAAGACCGGTCACAACCTGCTCAAGACCGGTCACAACCTGCTCAAGACCGGCCACAACCAGCTCAAGACCGGCCACAACCTGCTCAAGACCGGTCACAACCTGCTCAAGACCGGTCACAACCTGCTCAAGACCGGTCACAACCTGCTGAAGACCGGCCACAACCTGCTCAAGACCGGTCACAACCTGCTCAAGACCGGCCACAACCTGCTCAAGACCGGTCACAACCTGCTCAAGACCGGTCACAACCTGCTCAAGACCGGTCACAACCTGCTCAAGACCGGTCACAACCTGCTCAAGACCGGCCACAACCTGCTCAAGACCGGTCACAACCTGCTCAAGACCGGCCACAACCTGCTCAAGACCGGTCACAACCTGCTCAAGACCGGTCACAACCTGCTGAAGACCGGCCACAACATGCTCAAGACCGGCTACAACCTGATGAAGACCGGAGGGGGTGGGGAaggaattgattga